The genomic segment AGTCGTTGAACCGGCCATACAGCCAGCTGTAGCCAAGATGGGAAATCTTGAAGGTGATGAACTGGTGGGCGCCCTCTTTATCAAAGGCATAGGTGCCGCTGTGTTCGCTGGCATTGGCAGTGCCAATCAGTGCCACGGAAACGGCGGATGCAAGCAAGAGTTTTTTCATGGTCTTCTCCCTTAGTGAGTCACGGTTATCGCTTCGGTCTTCAGATCTGAGTCAACTGCGGCCAAGCATGCGGATGAGCGTGGCATCCCGATCAATAAAGTGGTGTTTCAAGGCCGCCAGGGCATGCAGCCCGGCCAGCCCGACCAGTGCCCAGGTGCTCCAGTAATGGACCGCACCCGCGGTGTCCTCCATCCCCTTTATCCGGCCGGTGACTGAAGGCACCTCAAACCAGCCAAACACGCTGATGGACGAGCCATCGGCCGTGGTGATCAGGTATCCACTGATCATCGCTAAGAACAGCAGCAGATAGAGCAATCCATGGGCCCCATGGGCGGCAATCACTTCCCACCGTTGGTGTTCAGGTAGTGGCTCGGGAGGCGGAGTCACAAATCGCCACAACAACCTCGCAACTACCACTATGAACAGCAGGATGCCAATGCTCCGGTGAATGTGTGGCCCCTGTCGATACCAGGGGTCGTAATAAGACAGATCCACCATCCACCAGCCGAGCCCGAACAGGCCGATGACCGCCTGCGCCACCAGCCAGTGCAAACTGACGGCGATCAGACCGTAGGCTGTGTTGGTATTTCGTAATTTCATGATTTGGGAAATCCTCCATCCCTGGACTACGCCAACCTATGCGCCTTATACATTAAGGTTAGTCTAGGCCCCGAACTCCAGGGTGAAAATCAAAATATTCTGCCGGGATACATCAAATTATCTGATCAAGTCTTTGGCGGACACCGGGCTGGCATTGGCCACTTTGGTCGAATACGGGTTCTACGGATTGTGCAAATTCACAGCAAAGCTAAACTTCTCACATACTTTAATTCGCCCCGTCCGGGGCCTCAGTGACCGAGAGGAAACGACATGGAACTGGAATTCGACGAATCCGTTGTAGTACCTAGCAACAATTAATCTGCCCCATTCTGAATCCCCGGCCTGCCGGGGATTCTGCTCTCCAAAGCCCCGCCCCGAATTCACCACACCAACACAAAGTCACAAACTGTTTCGAGTTTTACCGGTTAAACAGTGGTAATGATTCTTGTTTTTTGGCAATCTGCGCTTTAGCTAAACAGTTAACGCCTTGAAATACAGGCAAACGTGCCAGGGATGTGGGCACTCTGGCTAACAGTTCAGTGGTCAGCATCGCAACTGCTGCTCCTGATGCGTTCGTTAAACGGTTCAGACTCGCCTATGTCCCATAGCCTTACCGATATCCTGCCAGCGCCAGAACTGGACCTGCTCTCCCCCATGCTCACCCAGCAAGGAGATACCTGGACAGCCGAGTTCAGAGGGCTGAAGCTCAGAACCGCCCTGCAACCGATCTACAGCATCTCCCACAAACGGACCGTTGGTTATGAGGCCTTGATCCGGGCATTCGACAATGACAACGCCGCTGTACTACCCAATCACCTATTTGAACTTCCGGACACCGAAGCAGAAAATTTGTTGCTTGACCGGCTGTGTCGATACCTGCACATCCGTAACTACAGCGGCATAAAAGATCAACTGAACTGGCTGTTCCTGAACGTATCGCCCCGGGTGGTGACCAGTGGCAGCCAGTCTGATTCATTCTTTGGGTCACTTTTGAAGAAAACCGGGCTACCACCCCATCGAATTGTGATGGAGATTGTTGAGCAGCCCACAGACGATGCTGAAAGACTGAAAGATACCGTCGCCTACTACCGGAAACTTGGCTGCCTCACCGCCATTGATGATTTTGGCGCCGGCCACTCGAATTTCGAGCGAATCTGGAACCTGTCGCCGGATATCGTCAAACTGGATCGTACACTGCTCACTCGCGCCACTGACGATCACCGGGCAAGGCAGATTCTGAATGGCATGGTGTCACTGCTTCACCAGTCGGGATGCCTGGTACTACTGGAAGGCGTGGAAACCCGTGATCAGGCCATGATAGCCATCGATGCTGGCGTGGACTTTGTACAGGGATTCTATTTCCGGCGCCCTTGCCTTGAGCTCGGGGAACTGCCCCACACGCCGGCAGACCTCGAAGAATTACTTCAGGAATACAAGAAGCGCAAACAGATCACCCAGGACCCCACGCAGCAACTGGTCAACTATTTCAACGGGCCGTTCCGGCGGGCCATTGAACGACTGCAGGACGGTAGCCTGATGTCACAGGCCTGCTTTGAACTTCTGAACCACCCCGCCGTATCCCGCTGCTATCTGGCGGATGACAAGGGCATCCAGATTGAAGACACCCTGGTCTCCGATTCCGCCATTGAGAAGCGGGACCCCCGTTTCCGGCCGCTGGAGAACACCACCAGCGCCGACTGGTTCCGCAAGCAGTACCTGCGCCAGGCACTGGCTCAGCCTGAGAACCTGCACGTTACGACGCCCTACCTGTGCGTAACCGGCGCCTACATGTGCGTCACTCTGTCACTGGCCTACCAGCATAAGGGCCGTCTGCA from the Marinobacter sp. LQ44 genome contains:
- a CDS encoding cytochrome b, whose product is MKLRNTNTAYGLIAVSLHWLVAQAVIGLFGLGWWMVDLSYYDPWYRQGPHIHRSIGILLFIVVVARLLWRFVTPPPEPLPEHQRWEVIAAHGAHGLLYLLLFLAMISGYLITTADGSSISVFGWFEVPSVTGRIKGMEDTAGAVHYWSTWALVGLAGLHALAALKHHFIDRDATLIRMLGRS
- a CDS encoding EAL domain-containing protein; the encoded protein is MSHSLTDILPAPELDLLSPMLTQQGDTWTAEFRGLKLRTALQPIYSISHKRTVGYEALIRAFDNDNAAVLPNHLFELPDTEAENLLLDRLCRYLHIRNYSGIKDQLNWLFLNVSPRVVTSGSQSDSFFGSLLKKTGLPPHRIVMEIVEQPTDDAERLKDTVAYYRKLGCLTAIDDFGAGHSNFERIWNLSPDIVKLDRTLLTRATDDHRARQILNGMVSLLHQSGCLVLLEGVETRDQAMIAIDAGVDFVQGFYFRRPCLELGELPHTPADLEELLQEYKKRKQITQDPTQQLVNYFNGPFRRAIERLQDGSLMSQACFELLNHPAVSRCYLADDKGIQIEDTLVSDSAIEKRDPRFRPLENTTSADWFRKQYLRQALAQPENLHVTTPYLCVTGAYMCVTLSLAYQHKGRLQVLCCDILANPHQTL